The region GCGCTCTTGCCAGCGTTTCAAGCAGTCGGGTAGATCGTTCTCTGCCACTTTCTCCCGCTTATCATCAAGACTGAAACCATCGGCCTGCACATCATAGAAAAACACGTTGTCCGTCTGACCGCCTTTGGTGAAAACCAAGATAGCAGTGGAAACACCTGCGTAGGGCTTGAACACACCAGACGGCAGCGAGATCACAGCCTCCAGCTGGTTTTGCTCGATCAGCATTTGCCGCAAAGCCTGATGCGCCTTGGAAGAGCCAAACAATACACCATCTGGCACAATGGTTGCTGACCGTCCGCCCAATTTCAGCATCCGCAGGATCAGAACGAGAAACAGCAGTTCCGTCTTTTTAGTTTTGACGTTGGCCAGCAAGCTAGGGTGGACATCATCGTAATCGAGGCTGCCCTTAAACGGTGGGTTGGCAAGGACCACATCCAGACTGTCATTGGCAAACTGCGGGAAACGATCCGGGAAGTTGTTGGCCAGCGTATCTTGATAGTGAATATCCGGCGCATCCACACCATGCAGTAACAGATTCATGGCGGCAATGCGCAGCATGGTGGCATCAAAGTCAAAACCATGAAACATGCCCCGGCGCATATGCTCCCGCGCCTCGTCACTCAGCAAGTCCCCGGTGTAGGTGGTTTCATCGGTCACTTCGTCAACGATAACACCCTCCGGTGAGGTGTTCTTCCTCACCAGGTACTTGGCAACCTCCACCAAGAAACCAGCCGTGCCACAAGCCGGATCACCAACAGTTTCCATGGGTTGCGGCGCAACGATGTCGATCATCAGGTCAATGATATGACGCGGTGTGCGGAACTGACCGTTGATGCCTGCAGTGGTCAGTTTGCTCAACAGGTATTCGTACAGGTTGCCTTTGGTGTCTTCATCGCCCAGTGGCAGATCGTCGATCATCTCCACCGCCGAAACCAACAGGCTCGGCTTTTGGATCATCAACTGGGCATCTTTCATGTATTCGCCAAAGGTCGCCCCGTCGACCATGGTGGTCCTGAAGTGCGGGAAGACCCGATCCCGGACCAGTGGCATCAGTTGCTCTGCGCCCATGTGACGAAAATTGGACCACCGCAGGTCTTGATCCTCTGGCCCGAATAGACGCGGGAAGTCCTTACCGGACAGGCGAGCCTTTTGCTCGTTCTTGATTTCGGTCATATCCAAGTGGCGGGCAAACATCAGGAAAGTGATCTGCTCGATCACCGTCAACGGATTGGCAATGCCGCCCGTCCAAAATTCGGTCCACAGTTTGTCGATACGACTGCGCAAATCACCTGTAATCATTGGAGGGTACTTTCATCACTACTACTGTTGAGGTTGCCTTGCGGCTTAAACGTTTTGACAACGTTCAGCAAGTCCTGACGTTGTTCATCGTTCGGGAATAGACCAAATACGCCCAGTTGATCCAGTTTAGTGAACGGAGAGTCAACCAGCTGCTCAACCTCAACACTGCCGTTCTGGGCAATCAAGCGTTCCAGAAGGCGTAAAAACTGGGTTTGCTTGGCGCTGAGCGAAGGGTTGCGATGGACAAACTCCTGGAACCGATCCCGCACCGCGTCCACATCCATGCCAATGATGTTACGGATAATCAGGTCCAGATGATCAGCTAGATCCGGGTAGAACTCCCGCAGAATATTCAAATCCACATCCGGGTGTTCGGTCAAAACCATGGAGATCAAACGATCAAGGTCGGTTTGTGATACGGGTTGCCCTGCCCGGATCTTCTGCAAAGTCGGATCTTTATCAAACAGCGCGCTCAGGGCTTCTTCTACCCGTTTGCGGTAAACAGCCTGATCAATGGAGATGAGCCCTGTTGTCGTCTGTCCTGTTCGGATGCCATCCGGGTCTTCCTCAATATCGATAACCTTTGGCGTGATGGGTTTTGCCGAAGATGTGTCCTGATACTGCATAATGGATCGCAGCTCTGTCCGTACGTTTTCCAGCTGTGCCAGCGAAACCGCAGCCCAGAACGGGCCAGACTTCACTTGCTTGATGGTTTCCGCTTTGGCCTTGACCTGATTGAGGTTCATACGCAAGCGGTTGACAGCGTTCAGCAGATCGCCCTTAAGACCCTCAAAGGCTTGTGTTTGCTGGATCAGGGCGGTTTGCATCTGGGTCATCAAAAGGTCAAAACCATAGGCGTCGCTTTGTCCACGGATATTGATCCACTGCGTCAGGGGGCTGATCTCTGCCCGTAGGGCCTGCACAGTCATGGGGTCAAATCGCTCGATCACGCCTTGTTGTTGGATGGTTAGGACTTCCTGCCACTTTTCCCGCACAGCAATACTATCCGCAGGCAGACTGTTAACGTCCTGCTCCAGCAGCTTTACCGTGTTGTTGAAAGAGTCCAGTTCCGGTGCGTTCAGGGCGGCCTCAGCCAAATCAATCCGTGCGTTGAACAGGCGTTGCATCAAAGACGTTGGGGCTGATGGTTCGGCTTCCGGCTTGTTCTGCTCGAAGTACTCGAAATTTGCCCAATGGTCAAAAATGCGGAATACGGACTTATCAAGTCCCGGACCAAACAAATCTTCACATAGGCGAGTGCCACGTCCGATCATCTGCCAGAACTTGACCTTGGACTTCACAGGCTTGGCAAAGACCAGGTTGACCACTTCCGGTACATCAATGCCCGTATCCAGCATGTCCACGGAGATCGCGATGGTCAGATCCTTGTTGTTGCCATCACCTTTGAAATCATCAATCAGCTGCTCTGCACGAGGATCATGATTATCGATGACCTGACAGAACTTACCGCCATACTGCGGGTAGAGTTCGTTGAATAACTTCTCCAGTATCTTGGCATGGGTATGCCTGCGGGCAAAAATGATGGTTTTCCCAGGAAGTTGTCCGCTGGCGTCGCGGATACCATTTTCCATCAGGTTACGGATGATGTGGCGACCCGTGTCTTTATTGAATACTTTGTTGTCAACTTCATTGGCCTCATGGTCCAAATCTTCATCGGCTTCGCCATCTTCCTCAAGCTGTGCCTTTTGCTCATCGGTCAGGTCTTTGTAGTGGATGCCATCACGCAGGAATTTGGTGGTGTGGGTGAAAACCTCATAGGGCACCAGCCACTCGTCCTTAACCGCATCTTCCAATGCGTAAAAGGCGGTGGGGTCCTGATTACTACAACCAAACAAACCATATGTATTGCGAGAGATGAACTCGACAGGGGTTGCCGTCAGGCCAACCTGAAGCGCATCGAAATATTGGAAAATCTGACGGTAGCGATTGTAGATGCTGCGGTGGCTCTCATCGGCAATAACCAGATCAAAGAACCCCACATCAAACGCCTGAAAGATCGACTGCATGGCCGGATATGTGGCGACAAAGATGCGGCTCGTGTTGTCGTTTACAGACCTGCGCGAGACCACAGTCAGCGGTTCGCTCATGTTGTCGTTGAAAGCGTTCTTGGCCTGCTTCACCAATTCCTTACGATCACAGAGGAACAGAATACGTTTTGCCCAGTTTGCCCGCACCAACAAGTCCGTTAATGCAATGGCAACGCGGGTTTTCCCTGTGCCTGTGGCCTGAACGATCAAAGCTTTTCTGTGCTTGCTGCTGAAATTCTCACAGACGCGCTTGATGGTTTCGACTTGGTAGATCCGCCCGGCGATTTCTGCTTTTGGCGTGAAGGTATCAAGCTGCGCCTTATTGCTGCGCTGAAACTTGGCAAGATTGTGTAGGCTAGACTTGGAATAGAAGCCGAACAAAGGACGCGGAGGATAGCCCTGCGCATCATCCCAGATCCAAGTGTTGTAACCGTTGGTGTAAAAGATGACTGGGCGAAAGCCGTAGGTTTTCTCTAATCCCTCGGCATACAGCTCTGCTTGTTTACGGCCTTTCTCCTCGGACACGGATGTTTTCTTGGCCTCGATCACAGCCAGCGGCAAACCATCATCATCCCACAGCACGTAGTCGATATAGCCAATGCCCGTTGGATTGGGCTGGTGTTCGACTTTTTGCTCCAGCGTAACTTGATCCGGCTTATTGATATCCCATCCAGCCTCTGCCAGCGCCACGTCAATCAAACGCTTACGGGTTGTGGCTTCATCATACTGGAGTGCATCAGCAACCATCTGACTTTTGGCGGTGGTTTCGGCTTCAACAGCTAAGGCTTCATAATCTGCTTTGACCTTTTCAAGTGCAGCCAGTGCTTCCTCTAACCTAGCTTCGGTTGCCTTTTGCTCTTCAACGGCAGTGACCGCCTCGGCCTGCTGGTCTTTCGGCTGCTGGAATTTTGCAATGTCTCGCGGTTGTTGCCCTAGGCACCGCACAGCAAACCAGGCTGACGCCTCGAACAGCTCCTGAACAATCCAAAGGGCAGCTTGCGTTTCAACAGTCCCACCGTGGGCGGCCTTGTTGCCCTCTTTACGGGCGGCATGGAGTTTGTTGCGGATGACCGGGGGAACTGCGCTTTCAAAAGGCTTGGTGCGGAGGAGTTCGTCGAAAGTTGCACCTTGCGCCTTTTCGAGTCTCAGTTCCCAGTAGATGGCTTTGGTCAACTGTTCGGCAAGGGTGCGTAGTTTAACAAGGGCGCTAGCGGGATCTGCGTGGGCGTACTGTTCAGCAAAGCCGCCCAAATCAGCCAAGATCGGGCGATCCTTACGCAGGATCTCGAAATTCACAGACTCCATCACATCCCCCAGCAGACAAACTTAATACGGCAGACTATCACCAAACTCAGTGGTTGTGAAACGTCTTAGAATGCATGTGCTTAGCCGACATTCATCCCATTACAGATAGATATTACTACCCTGAAGGCGCTGGAGGTTTGGCTTTGGCGTCGTGATGCCCTTTCTGGCGGAGGCCGGGAAGGGCTTTTATATGGAGGCTGTAATGGCGATGATGTCCATCCCGACGGCTCTGGTATTGGCGAAGCTGGTGCTGGAAGCCGCCGAAGAACTTACCAAAGACGATATCTAATCTACCGCACCCTCGGCCATATGGCCGGGGGTGCTAGCTTTTTTGCACAAATTAATAGGAGGCCAATATGGCTGAAGATAAACCCACCGCCATCACGGCGGAGGATGAATTGACGCGCCTGCAACCCATGGATATGGATGCAGGTGTTTTGTTTAGCGGGCAAACATCGGGTCGCATGATTAAGGGCTATGACCGTGTCTGCACTTACACCCCGGCGGTGGATCTCAACTATGTATTTCACGACACCATGAGGGAAATTGTGGTGTGGCTGATGTCGCCGGATTCACTATGCGATGCAATGTACACAAAATCCATATCTTTATGATGGTATAAAAGAAACTTTAGACAAACTTGTAGCATCTGATGTTAAAATCTCAGTTGCTACAAATGCACCTACACCTTTTGCATCTAGAATGTTAAAACATTTAAAAATTGATGATATGTTTGATGTTATCATTGGTGCAGATAAAGTAGCCGTGTCAAAACCAGACCCACAGATGTTATTAGAGATTTTAAATCATTATAATTTTGACGCTAAAAAAGATAGTGCTTGGATGGTGGGAGACAACTCAAAAGATATGTTAAGTGCGCAAAATGCTGGCATAAACTCTATGTTTGCAACTTGGGGTTTTACTCCAAATTCAAATCATGAAACAATAGTTTTTAAACCAAAAGAGATACTAGACATAGTTTTATAAAAATATATGATAAAATAAATACAAATTATTTAAAGGGGATTAAGATGTTTGACAATGACTTACTCTTAGCTTTTGCATTTATGGCAATTCTCTTTTTGAGACAGATATCTATACTTAAACAACCAAACAAGATAAACTATGCACCGCTTATGATAGTCATAGGTGCTATAAGTAGTGTTGTCCATTTTATAATTCATCCTGATATTGCTAATGTTATTTTACTTCTTAGAGAGTCTTTTTTACCTCTTTTAGTATCTCTTCTTTTATATATAGTTATGAATATTCTTCATCAAACCCAACAAACACAAAATGCTAGAACTCATGATGAGTTTGCAAGAGTAATCACAACTCAAGTAAATGAACTTAAAGAGTTTATGGCTGAACTTGAGGGTCGTATGATTTTATCTCAACAAGATGATAGAAATGCTCAAGAAGAGATGAGAGAGAAGTTTAAACAAGATATTAAATCTCTTAATGCGATAGAGTTAAATCAAACTAAATTTTTAGAAAAATTTAATGAGATGCAAGATTGGCACAAAGAAGTCTCAAAAGCATTTGAAAACTTTACAAATGTGCAACTTCCAGAACTTGATAATGTTGTTCATAAGCACATAGATATCCTTAGAGTTGCAGAACAAGATCATTATAACCAACTTAAAAATGTACTTGCAAAAGCAGTTGAGAGTAGATTTGATATTTCAGAAGATATAGTAGAATTAAAAGAAAATCTAAGTAGTATGAAAGCTATTTCTGATGATATAGCAAAAGCTATTACTAAACACACTCTGCAACAACTAGCAGGAGTTACAAAAGCATTTGAGACTCAGATAGTATCTCTAAAATCACATACAGAAGGGGTGAGTACATCTCTTTATGAGGGAGAAAATAGACTCAATTCTATACGTGAACAGAGTGAGAT is a window of uncultured Sulfurimonas sp. DNA encoding:
- a CDS encoding HAD family hydrolase, with amino-acid sequence MQCTQNPYLYDGIKETLDKLVASDVKISVATNAPTPFASRMLKHLKIDDMFDVIIGADKVAVSKPDPQMLLEILNHYNFDAKKDSAWMVGDNSKDMLSAQNAGINSMFATWGFTPNSNHETIVFKPKEILDIVL
- a CDS encoding DEAD/DEAH box helicase family protein, with product MESVNFEILRKDRPILADLGGFAEQYAHADPASALVKLRTLAEQLTKAIYWELRLEKAQGATFDELLRTKPFESAVPPVIRNKLHAARKEGNKAAHGGTVETQAALWIVQELFEASAWFAVRCLGQQPRDIAKFQQPKDQQAEAVTAVEEQKATEARLEEALAALEKVKADYEALAVEAETTAKSQMVADALQYDEATTRKRLIDVALAEAGWDINKPDQVTLEQKVEHQPNPTGIGYIDYVLWDDDGLPLAVIEAKKTSVSEEKGRKQAELYAEGLEKTYGFRPVIFYTNGYNTWIWDDAQGYPPRPLFGFYSKSSLHNLAKFQRSNKAQLDTFTPKAEIAGRIYQVETIKRVCENFSSKHRKALIVQATGTGKTRVAIALTDLLVRANWAKRILFLCDRKELVKQAKNAFNDNMSEPLTVVSRRSVNDNTSRIFVATYPAMQSIFQAFDVGFFDLVIADESHRSIYNRYRQIFQYFDALQVGLTATPVEFISRNTYGLFGCSNQDPTAFYALEDAVKDEWLVPYEVFTHTTKFLRDGIHYKDLTDEQKAQLEEDGEADEDLDHEANEVDNKVFNKDTGRHIIRNLMENGIRDASGQLPGKTIIFARRHTHAKILEKLFNELYPQYGGKFCQVIDNHDPRAEQLIDDFKGDGNNKDLTIAISVDMLDTGIDVPEVVNLVFAKPVKSKVKFWQMIGRGTRLCEDLFGPGLDKSVFRIFDHWANFEYFEQNKPEAEPSAPTSLMQRLFNARIDLAEAALNAPELDSFNNTVKLLEQDVNSLPADSIAVREKWQEVLTIQQQGVIERFDPMTVQALRAEISPLTQWINIRGQSDAYGFDLLMTQMQTALIQQTQAFEGLKGDLLNAVNRLRMNLNQVKAKAETIKQVKSGPFWAAVSLAQLENVRTELRSIMQYQDTSSAKPITPKVIDIEEDPDGIRTGQTTTGLISIDQAVYRKRVEEALSALFDKDPTLQKIRAGQPVSQTDLDRLISMVLTEHPDVDLNILREFYPDLADHLDLIIRNIIGMDVDAVRDRFQEFVHRNPSLSAKQTQFLRLLERLIAQNGSVEVEQLVDSPFTKLDQLGVFGLFPNDEQRQDLLNVVKTFKPQGNLNSSSDESTLQ
- a CDS encoding class I SAM-dependent DNA methyltransferase, which gives rise to MITGDLRSRIDKLWTEFWTGGIANPLTVIEQITFLMFARHLDMTEIKNEQKARLSGKDFPRLFGPEDQDLRWSNFRHMGAEQLMPLVRDRVFPHFRTTMVDGATFGEYMKDAQLMIQKPSLLVSAVEMIDDLPLGDEDTKGNLYEYLLSKLTTAGINGQFRTPRHIIDLMIDIVAPQPMETVGDPACGTAGFLVEVAKYLVRKNTSPEGVIVDEVTDETTYTGDLLSDEAREHMRRGMFHGFDFDATMLRIAAMNLLLHGVDAPDIHYQDTLANNFPDRFPQFANDSLDVVLANPPFKGSLDYDDVHPSLLANVKTKKTELLFLVLILRMLKLGGRSATIVPDGVLFGSSKAHQALRQMLIEQNQLEAVISLPSGVFKPYAGVSTAILVFTKGGQTDNVFFYDVQADGFSLDDKREKVAENDLPDCLKRWQERDPQNDTDKSSKAFFVSAEEIKAKKYDLSLSRYKEVVYEEEEYDPPQEILARMKALHADIAQDMQDLEEMLG